One window from the genome of Lacerta agilis isolate rLacAgi1 chromosome 18, rLacAgi1.pri, whole genome shotgun sequence encodes:
- the SMIM24 gene encoding small integral membrane protein 24 has protein sequence MEPFSCLPVLVGLFFASCAHGQGAVAGTTSGSRALQPWLVGLAAVLGFLGVMFVASLINRFFFSSKKKDGEEKMISTELRPGNVYDNIAMDPEEGSSNGKELDSDKVTSM, from the exons ATGGAGCCGTTCTCCTGCCTGCCTGTTCTCGTGGGGCTTTTCTTCGCCTCCTGCGCCCACGGCCAAG GCGCCGTGGCGGGGACCACAAGCGGCTCGAGAGCTCTGCAGCCCTGGCTGGTGGGCCTTGCCGCCGTCCTCGGCTTCCTTGGTGTGATGTTCGTGGCCAGCCTCATCAAtcgcttcttcttctcctccaagAAAAa GGATGGCGAAGAGAAAATGATAAGCACCGAACTTCG CCCAGGCAACGTTTACGACAACATCGCCATGGATCCCGAAGAGGGGAGCTCCAACGGAAAGGAGCTAGATAGCGACAAGGTGACCAGCATGTAA